The Maledivibacter sp. genome includes a region encoding these proteins:
- a CDS encoding transporter — protein MEIGTHLGIISILPATIAIILAFKTRNTVFSLAVAIFIGVLASGKGLMAFPALLKTSLGTTSFSWILLLELFIGILIAFFQRTGAIQGFTRIMENKQLSRVKIQLTAWVMGMFVFFSDYFSPLFVGSTMRSLSDKAKISREKLAYIADSTSAPVSVLAPITGWAVFISGLLIGIGPVEDAAQAMMIFTRAVPFNFYAIIAVLLVGLLASGIIPEFGPMKKAEKRALEEGKVLRDGAEPLIGEELTDTPPYEGIKTNVFLNFIFPVLIVVTIAIGTFITMKSAKTMEAFLAAAVVLGIIMRIQGIPFNDIMKTAMSGMKGVMPAIIILALSYTINSLSKEMGTANYIISVTQNWLTPNLLPFVTFVIAALISFSTGTSWGTFAIMMPIAAPLAFGFAGNEITVLVLATVAAVAGGGVFGDHCSPLSDTTILASTGAASDHIDHVKTQIPYAGVAAGLASIIYLIIGFTVV, from the coding sequence ATGGAAATAGGAACACATCTTGGTATTATTTCAATTTTACCCGCAACTATAGCGATTATTTTGGCCTTCAAAACCAGAAACACTGTTTTTTCACTGGCAGTAGCTATTTTCATAGGTGTTTTAGCTTCAGGAAAAGGGCTAATGGCATTTCCGGCACTTCTAAAGACTTCCTTAGGTACAACAAGCTTTTCATGGATTTTATTACTTGAATTATTTATAGGTATTTTAATTGCATTTTTTCAAAGGACAGGTGCTATTCAAGGGTTTACAAGGATAATGGAAAATAAACAACTAAGCAGAGTTAAAATTCAATTAACAGCTTGGGTTATGGGTATGTTTGTATTCTTTAGTGATTATTTTAGTCCCTTATTTGTGGGTTCAACAATGCGAAGCCTTTCAGATAAAGCTAAGATATCAAGGGAAAAGCTTGCATATATTGCTGATTCAACCTCAGCTCCAGTAAGTGTTCTGGCACCTATTACCGGCTGGGCGGTATTTATTTCAGGACTATTAATTGGTATTGGGCCCGTGGAAGATGCAGCTCAAGCTATGATGATATTCACTAGGGCCGTACCATTTAACTTCTATGCCATAATTGCTGTTTTATTAGTTGGACTTTTGGCTTCCGGCATTATCCCAGAATTTGGGCCGATGAAAAAGGCAGAGAAAAGAGCTTTAGAAGAAGGCAAGGTACTGAGAGATGGAGCAGAACCATTAATAGGTGAGGAGTTGACGGATACACCACCCTATGAAGGTATCAAAACTAATGTATTTTTAAACTTCATATTCCCTGTTCTCATAGTTGTTACCATTGCCATAGGCACATTTATAACGATGAAATCTGCAAAAACCATGGAAGCTTTTCTTGCAGCAGCGGTTGTCTTAGGAATCATCATGAGGATTCAAGGAATACCATTTAATGATATTATGAAAACAGCTATGTCAGGAATGAAGGGAGTTATGCCCGCGATCATTATATTGGCCCTTTCCTATACTATTAACAGTCTAAGTAAAGAAATGGGGACCGCAAATTATATAATTTCCGTTACTCAAAACTGGTTAACTCCTAATCTTCTACCCTTTGTAACCTTTGTAATAGCTGCTTTGATATCCTTTTCAACCGGTACATCCTGGGGAACCTTTGCTATAATGATGCCTATAGCCGCACCACTTGCATTTGGTTTTGCTGGCAATGAAATCACTGTCTTGGTTCTAGCAACTGTTGCCGCTGTTGCAGGTGGAGGAGTGTTTGGGGATCACTGTTCACCACTTTCCGATACCACAATACTGGCTTCTACAGGGGCAGCTTCGGATCATATAGACCATGTAAAAACCCAAATTCCTTATGCCGGTGTAGCGGCAGGTTTAGCATCTATAATATATCTTATAATAGGATTCACCGTAGTCTAG
- a CDS encoding Gfo/Idh/MocA family oxidoreductase, whose amino-acid sequence MVNLGIIGCGKITKIRHAKELFECENAGVAGFYDISKDRAKELVDEFGGKVYDDYQDMLRDPEVDGVIICTPNSTHAQMSIEAMQQGKHVLVEKPMATTLEDSERIIKEAEKSDKIIMAAHNQRFTYAHSRAKEIISRGEMGRVLSFRCTLAHPGPEYFSVGGAGTWYLDKKASGYGCISDLGIHRLDIIMYVLGEKISKISGFARTLDKKKEDGTLAEVYDNSVSILSMESGAIGTLNLSYTNYGDWDNSLVLYCEKGVIKTHFYNDCDIEIVMKDGRRIKENQPPYVGEKPNSNIIRNFVKAIEDGGESPVSAKDAYMAMKAIVAIDKSEKTKQCIEIWG is encoded by the coding sequence ATGGTGAATTTAGGAATTATAGGTTGTGGCAAAATTACTAAAATCAGACATGCTAAAGAATTATTTGAGTGTGAAAATGCTGGGGTTGCAGGATTTTATGATATATCAAAGGATAGAGCAAAAGAGTTAGTAGATGAATTTGGTGGAAAAGTTTATGATGACTATCAGGATATGCTAAGGGATCCAGAGGTCGATGGAGTAATAATATGTACACCTAATTCAACCCATGCACAGATGTCCATAGAGGCAATGCAGCAGGGTAAACACGTTTTAGTTGAAAAACCAATGGCAACCACATTAGAGGATAGTGAAAGAATAATAAAAGAAGCTGAAAAAAGTGACAAAATTATAATGGCAGCCCACAATCAAAGATTTACCTACGCCCACAGTAGAGCAAAGGAAATAATATCAAGGGGGGAAATGGGTAGAGTTCTATCCTTTAGATGTACACTTGCTCACCCCGGCCCAGAATACTTTAGTGTAGGTGGAGCAGGTACTTGGTATCTTGATAAAAAAGCTTCGGGATACGGATGTATTTCAGATTTAGGAATACATAGACTTGACATAATAATGTATGTTTTAGGAGAAAAAATATCTAAAATAAGTGGGTTTGCAAGGACTTTAGATAAGAAAAAAGAAGATGGCACATTGGCAGAGGTATATGACAATTCTGTTTCCATATTATCCATGGAGTCAGGAGCAATTGGTACATTAAATCTATCTTATACTAACTATGGGGATTGGGATAACTCCTTGGTTTTATACTGCGAAAAGGGTGTAATAAAAACACATTTCTATAATGATTGCGATATAGAAATAGTAATGAAGGATGGTAGAAGGATAAAGGAAAATCAACCACCCTATGTAGGAGAAAAACCAAATTCAAATATAATACGAAACTTTGTAAAAGCCATAGAAGACGGTGGAGAATCGCCGGTTTCTGCAAAGGATGCTTATATGGCCATGAAAGCGATCGTAGCAATAGATAAATCTGAGAAAACAAAACAATGTATAGAAATATGGGGATGA
- a CDS encoding Gfo/Idh/MocA family oxidoreductase — MKKHKVLLLGLGFWGGHWIDIITKTERSELVGIAGSQQEVNSICEKYSLSKDIGYTDYKEAIETTKADIAIIVLPAVLHFDAAKLAMEKGINIIMEKPLSMNIEEAKKLIDIKKKCGNVKFMASQNYRWRPHNQTIKKAILQGMIGDVEDMLVEFRKPEDLQGYRAGLDQPLLRDVSIHHFDLMRFFTNSNCKEIYASSNRPTWSEFEGRPNTQAVITMEKDIKITYNGSWASRGNHTSWDGNFTITGSKGVLTLDANDEVKFYEFKSNGEDVLQSKKECGKKLEHVDMEFTEIEYGFNKFMDCIEKDAIPETTLEDNYKSFAMVCGALESVETNKVIKY, encoded by the coding sequence ATGAAAAAACATAAAGTACTATTATTAGGTCTAGGATTTTGGGGTGGACATTGGATTGATATCATTACTAAGACTGAAAGAAGTGAATTGGTGGGTATAGCTGGTTCACAACAGGAAGTAAATAGTATATGTGAAAAATATTCATTGTCAAAGGACATTGGATATACAGACTACAAAGAGGCGATAGAAACCACAAAAGCGGATATAGCCATTATTGTATTACCCGCTGTATTACATTTTGATGCGGCAAAGCTTGCCATGGAAAAGGGCATAAACATAATAATGGAAAAACCCTTATCTATGAACATAGAAGAAGCTAAAAAATTGATAGATATAAAGAAAAAATGTGGAAATGTAAAGTTTATGGCATCGCAAAACTATAGGTGGAGACCCCACAATCAAACCATAAAAAAAGCTATACTACAGGGTATGATAGGTGATGTGGAAGACATGCTTGTAGAATTTAGAAAGCCCGAGGATTTACAGGGCTATAGAGCGGGATTAGATCAACCGTTGCTTAGGGATGTATCTATACATCATTTTGACTTAATGAGATTTTTTACAAACAGTAATTGTAAAGAAATTTATGCTTCAAGCAATAGGCCCACATGGTCAGAATTTGAAGGTAGACCAAATACTCAAGCTGTGATAACCATGGAAAAGGATATAAAGATTACATATAATGGTTCCTGGGCGAGCAGGGGTAATCACACATCTTGGGATGGCAATTTTACCATCACTGGGAGTAAGGGTGTACTCACACTTGACGCCAATGATGAAGTGAAGTTCTATGAATTTAAATCAAATGGTGAAGATGTATTGCAATCAAAAAAGGAATGTGGAAAGAAACTTGAACATGTAGATATGGAATTTACAGAAATAGAGTATGGATTTAATAAGTTTATGGATTGCATAGAGAAGGATGCTATTCCAGAAACGACATTAGAAGATAACTACAAGAGTTTTGCCATGGTATGTGGGGCTCTTGAGTCAGTAGAAACAAATAAAGTAATAAAATACTAA
- a CDS encoding amidohydrolase — translation MYDIKLIDKKVKEVLSLVLDAKRYFHMNPELGFEEYKTSQYIYDALKSFKGIDEVDKVAQTGVLAVIKTGREGKTVAFRADIDALPIKELNEGEYISKVDGVMHACGHDGHAAMLLGAAKILSEIKDTLCGEIRLLFQPSEEKAPGGAKAMIEEGVLDGVDYIFGAHLDALTPPGSLGIKPGSIMANSGSFKAKIIGDGGHAAFPHQSIDTVYTASQIVTALQGIIPRNINAFNRAVLTTTIFKGSDANNIIPKTVEIGGTIRILDPECEDTLKSRIEDVIGGICKMNGASYELELDMGYPILYNDIELSNKIKEIFTDITWEDNVYEDSAVMGGEDFARYLQCVRGCFYKVGGRKEKPDGKVYPHHNSKFEINDSAYENGVRSCVAIISSALNDFK, via the coding sequence ATGTATGATATAAAATTAATAGATAAAAAGGTGAAGGAAGTATTGTCTTTAGTTTTAGATGCTAAAAGATATTTCCATATGAATCCAGAACTTGGATTTGAAGAATATAAAACCAGTCAATATATATATGATGCATTGAAGAGTTTTAAAGGCATTGATGAAGTTGATAAAGTGGCTCAAACGGGAGTATTGGCCGTAATTAAAACCGGTAGGGAGGGCAAAACCGTAGCATTTAGAGCGGATATAGATGCATTACCTATCAAGGAGCTTAATGAAGGTGAATACATATCTAAAGTCGATGGAGTAATGCACGCCTGTGGTCACGACGGTCACGCAGCCATGCTCTTGGGTGCAGCAAAAATTTTATCGGAGATAAAGGATACTCTTTGTGGAGAAATAAGGCTATTATTTCAGCCATCCGAGGAAAAAGCACCTGGAGGAGCTAAGGCTATGATAGAAGAAGGAGTGCTTGATGGGGTAGACTATATCTTTGGGGCACATTTAGATGCACTTACTCCACCGGGTTCCCTGGGAATAAAACCAGGATCGATAATGGCTAATTCAGGAAGTTTCAAAGCAAAGATCATTGGGGATGGAGGACATGCAGCCTTCCCACATCAGTCCATAGATACTGTATATACGGCTTCACAAATAGTAACAGCACTTCAAGGCATAATACCAAGAAATATTAATGCATTTAATAGGGCTGTACTGACCACAACAATATTCAAGGGCAGCGATGCTAACAATATAATACCTAAAACCGTAGAAATAGGCGGTACAATAAGAATATTGGATCCGGAATGTGAAGACACATTAAAAAGTAGAATAGAAGATGTCATAGGGGGTATTTGTAAGATGAATGGAGCGTCCTATGAGCTTGAACTCGATATGGGATATCCTATCCTCTATAATGATATAGAACTATCGAATAAAATCAAAGAAATATTCACAGACATTACGTGGGAGGATAATGTATATGAAGATTCTGCCGTAATGGGTGGAGAAGATTTTGCAAGATACTTGCAATGTGTTAGGGGATGCTTCTACAAAGTTGGAGGAAGAAAAGAAAAGCCAGATGGTAAAGTATATCCCCATCATAATTCAAAATTTGAAATAAATGATTCAGCCTATGAGAATGGGGTTCGTAGTTGTGTAGCTATAATATCAAGTGCATTAAATGATTTTAAATAA
- a CDS encoding IclR family transcriptional regulator yields MARSILSINKAIKLLTYISEKGNSCSLADISKDLDMPKSTLFGILASLEENDMIKKRDMDNKYSLGLKTYKLGKIYERDFDMKNFVRPYLEGISKKYNESGHLAVLLNNQALYIDLVESSHSIRNAAIPGQTDELYCTSVGRIILAAMENKDIEEYLENIELKPRTTNTIVDKESLLQEIDNIRKTNLSYEFQEYEIGLICISTSIMNSNDEFLATIGLSLPIIRSNEDVLDNIGKDLLEIKASIEKAI; encoded by the coding sequence ATGGCAAGGTCAATATTATCAATAAACAAAGCAATCAAATTACTAACTTATATTTCTGAGAAGGGGAATAGTTGCTCACTTGCCGATATCAGCAAAGATTTGGATATGCCTAAAAGTACACTTTTTGGCATATTGGCATCCTTGGAAGAAAATGATATGATCAAAAAACGTGATATGGATAACAAATATTCCTTGGGATTAAAAACCTACAAATTAGGTAAGATATATGAAAGGGATTTTGATATGAAAAATTTTGTCAGACCCTATCTTGAAGGTATATCTAAGAAATATAATGAATCGGGGCATCTAGCAGTACTATTGAATAATCAAGCATTATATATCGATTTGGTAGAATCATCCCATTCCATACGTAATGCGGCAATACCAGGGCAAACCGATGAATTGTATTGTACATCTGTGGGTAGGATAATACTAGCTGCAATGGAGAATAAAGATATAGAAGAGTATCTGGAAAATATAGAATTAAAACCTAGAACCACCAATACAATAGTGGATAAGGAAAGTTTATTGCAAGAAATAGATAATATAAGAAAGACCAATTTATCCTACGAATTTCAAGAATATGAGATAGGCTTAATATGTATATCTACCTCGATCATGAATAGCAATGATGAGTTTCTAGCAACCATAGGGTTAAGTCTACCGATAATAAGATCTAATGAGGATGTGTTAGATAATATAGGCAAGGATTTATTAGAAATAAAGGCTTCAATAGAAAAAGCAATATGA
- a CDS encoding ARMT1-like domain-containing protein: protein MKIAFECVPCLIRQSIEAARMVTDDIAMQQDIIKKSLKEVSQLNFSETAPYFARIVHRYIKEVSGNDDPYKSLKVKYNEVAAQICHDFNLHDLIKNSRSPVDTACRLSIAGNIIDFGVSALIEEEEVRASIEECVKTEIEHNMTPELVEAVHRASKILFIADNSGEIVFDKLLINELPKEKITYVVKGEPIVNDATMEDAVEVGMIDLVRVIDNGSDAQGTILDLCSGEFKKEFDEADLIIAKGQANYETLSELTSKEIFFLLKAKCPSIAEDLQCLQGDLVIKRII from the coding sequence ATGAAAATAGCTTTTGAATGCGTACCTTGTTTGATTAGACAATCCATTGAAGCTGCAAGGATGGTTACAGATGATATAGCAATGCAGCAGGATATTATTAAAAAATCACTGAAGGAAGTCAGCCAGCTTAACTTTTCTGAAACTGCTCCCTATTTTGCAAGAATAGTTCATAGATATATTAAAGAAGTTTCTGGTAATGATGACCCCTACAAAAGTTTGAAGGTCAAGTATAATGAAGTAGCGGCTCAGATTTGCCATGACTTTAACCTGCATGATTTAATCAAAAACAGTAGGTCTCCAGTGGATACTGCATGCAGACTTTCCATAGCAGGTAATATTATAGACTTTGGTGTATCTGCATTAATCGAAGAGGAAGAAGTTAGGGCATCTATCGAAGAATGTGTGAAAACAGAGATTGAACATAATATGACCCCTGAGCTTGTGGAAGCAGTTCATAGGGCAAGTAAGATATTATTTATAGCAGATAATTCTGGAGAAATAGTATTTGATAAACTCTTGATAAATGAGCTTCCTAAAGAAAAGATTACCTATGTGGTGAAAGGAGAACCAATTGTAAATGATGCTACAATGGAGGATGCAGTTGAAGTGGGAATGATAGATCTAGTGAGGGTTATAGATAACGGCTCCGATGCCCAAGGAACGATTTTAGACCTCTGCTCAGGGGAATTTAAAAAAGAATTTGATGAAGCTGACCTTATCATTGCAAAGGGCCAAGCTAATTATGAAACCTTAAGCGAATTAACATCTAAGGAAATTTTCTTCTTATTAAAAGCTAAATGTCCATCAATAGCCGAGGATTTACAATGCTTACAGGGTGACCTTGTTATCAAGAGAATCATTTAG